Sequence from the Terriglobia bacterium genome:
TGCCCGCAAACCCGAGTTGGTGGTCCAGGAAGCCGTCGAGGGCATGCTGCCCAAGACCAAGATGGGCCGCTCCATGGCGAAGAAGCTCAAGGTTTATCGCGGCGACAAGCACCCCCACCAGGCGCAGAAGCCGGAAGGATTGTCGCTCGCCAAGCAGGCTTAACTGTAGTGTGGCACGGGTCCCTGGCCCGTGAGAATCAAAGCGCAACCGGCGCTAATATTTTCGAAGGGATTTTAGAGCAGACAGCATTGGCTGAGAGCTGATAGCTGAAAGCTGATAGCTAACATGGCTGAAACTGTCGAATATTACGGTACGGGGCGGCGCAAATCGAGCATCGCCCGCGTGTTTCTTCGTCCAGGCAGCGGCGAGTTTAAAGTCAACAACCTGCCGTTTGAGCGCTACTTCGTAACCGAGACGCAGCGCATATTGGCTCGGCGGCCGCTGGTCCTGACCGAAACCACCGGCAGCTTCAACGTCCTCGCCACCGTCAATGGCGGCGGCGTCAACGGGCAGGCGGGCGCCGTGAAAATGGGTATTGCCCGCGCCCTGCTGGTGTTCAATCCCGAACTGAGGGCCCGCCTGAAGGCGGAAGGCTTCCTGACGCGCGATTCCCGCGCCAAGGAACGCAAGAAATATGGCCAAAAAGGCGCAAGAAAGCGCTTCCAGTTCAGCAAACGATGATTTGCTCGCTGGCCGGGCCTGAGGCGCCAGGCGCCGAAGCCCTGAGCGGAGCGCAGCGAAGCCGAAGGGGCTTCCAGTTCTCGAAGCGTTAAAGAAGTTTCGGTTTCGAGTTTCAGTTTCCGCAAGGGCTGGCGGCTCGAAACGATGCGGCTCAAGATCAAGAGATCAGTTTCGAGTTGCTTTTGCTGAAACTCGAAACTGAAACTGAAACTGTTTTTCAAATCCCCGCTCGCACCTTTGGGCGGGACGGGAGTAATCGCGGCCCCGCGCCGCGATGCAATCCAATAAGGAGGTTGATTGGCTACCATCACCATGAAGGAGTTGCTCGAAGCGGGCGTCCACTTCGGGCACCAGACCAAGCGCTGGAATCCCAAGATGAAGGAGTACATCTTCGGCGAGCGCAACGGCATTTACATCATTGACCTGCAAAAAACGCTGAAGATGTTCAAGGAAGCGTCCAAGTTCGTGCAGGACATGGCCGCCGAAGGCAAGATCCTGATGTTCGTCGGCACCAAGCGCCAGGCGCAGGATGCCATCGCCGAAGAGGCGCAGCGCTGCCATATGTACTACGTCAACCAGCGCTGGCTGGGCGGTCTGCTGACCAACTGGATCACGATTCAGAAATCGGTGAAGCGGCTCAAGGAACTCGACGAAATGGCCACCGACGGCCGTTACGAGCTGCTCCCCAAGAAGGAAGTCATCAAGCTCGAGCGCGAGCGCAAGCACCTGCAGGCAAACCTTGCCGGAATCAAGGATCTGTCGCGCCTGCCCGACGCCATTTTCGTGATCGACTCCAACAAGGAGCAGATCGCCGTGCGCGAGGCGCGCAAGCTGGGCATTCCGGTGGTCGCTGTCGTGGACACCAACTGCGACCCCAGCGAAGTGGATTACGTGATTCCCGGCAACGATGACGCGCTGCGTGCCATCCGGCTGTTCGCTTCCAAGATCGCCGAGTCGGTGATTGAAGGCTCGCAGGCCGCCACCGACAAGCAGGTCGCCGAAGTCCAGGCCGCGCAGCAGGCCGAAGCCGCTGCCGCCGCCACCGCCGGACCCACCGGCGAAGTGGCCGCCGATACTGGCGAAGACGTCAGCATGGAGGACGTATTGGGAGGCGGCGTGCGCAAGCAGCCTGCCCCGGCCGATGTCGAGGCCGACGTGCCCGACGCCCGCCACGCCGAGGCGCATACCCAGTAGATTGTCAGTTTCGCTGAAACTGAAGCTGAAACTCGAAACTGGTTTTCGCGACCCGCGCGCTATCCCGGCGCGGGTCTAAATTTGTTCGGCTTGGCATGAAAGGTCCTTCTGATGAGCACTAGTACGGTGAACATTTCCGCTACCCAGGTTCGGGAGCTGCGCGACAAGACCGGCGCTCCCATGATGGATTGCAAGAACGCCCTGGTCGAGGCCAAAGGCGACATGGAGCAGGCCGTCGTCGTGCTCCGCAAGCGCGGCATGGCTGTGGCCGCCAAGAAGTCGGCCCGCGCCACCAGCGAAGGCTCGGTCGCCAGCTACATCCATGCCGGCGGCAAGATCGGCGTGCTGGTGGAGGTCAACTGCGAGAGCGACTTCGTGGCCCGCACCGATGATTTCAAGGAGTTGGTGCACGACATCGCCATGCACATCGCCGCCAGCGACCCCAAGTACATCCGCAAGGAAGATGTCACTCCCGAAGCATTCGAAAAGGAGAAGGACATCTACCGCGCGCAGGCCGCCGCCACCGGTAAGCCCGCCAACGTGGTCGAGAAAATCGTGGAAGGCAAGATGGGCAAGTTCTACGAGGAGGTCTGCCTCTACGAGCAGCCGTTCATCAAGGACCAGACGG
This genomic interval carries:
- the rpsI gene encoding 30S ribosomal protein S9, producing MAETVEYYGTGRRKSSIARVFLRPGSGEFKVNNLPFERYFVTETQRILARRPLVLTETTGSFNVLATVNGGGVNGQAGAVKMGIARALLVFNPELRARLKAEGFLTRDSRAKERKKYGQKGARKRFQFSKR
- the rpsB gene encoding 30S ribosomal protein S2, with protein sequence MATITMKELLEAGVHFGHQTKRWNPKMKEYIFGERNGIYIIDLQKTLKMFKEASKFVQDMAAEGKILMFVGTKRQAQDAIAEEAQRCHMYYVNQRWLGGLLTNWITIQKSVKRLKELDEMATDGRYELLPKKEVIKLERERKHLQANLAGIKDLSRLPDAIFVIDSNKEQIAVREARKLGIPVVAVVDTNCDPSEVDYVIPGNDDALRAIRLFASKIAESVIEGSQAATDKQVAEVQAAQQAEAAAAATAGPTGEVAADTGEDVSMEDVLGGGVRKQPAPADVEADVPDARHAEAHTQ
- the tsf gene encoding translation elongation factor Ts, translating into MSTSTVNISATQVRELRDKTGAPMMDCKNALVEAKGDMEQAVVVLRKRGMAVAAKKSARATSEGSVASYIHAGGKIGVLVEVNCESDFVARTDDFKELVHDIAMHIAASDPKYIRKEDVTPEAFEKEKDIYRAQAAATGKPANVVEKIVEGKMGKFYEEVCLYEQPFIKDQTVTVSQLIAGKIGKLGENIAVRRFARFKVGDPGATIASTKPADASPEEPAK